A window of the Brumimicrobium sp. genome harbors these coding sequences:
- a CDS encoding toll/interleukin-1 receptor domain-containing protein has translation MTTKYQLIKIGENNSFYSEILEVFYLHIIELGLQKDCIIEIDENNFSAEYKANAPTFCLYFGSTSGIFPNQDILNNLLEDATLLLPIVSDLTKFTQQIPKELHNINGFQLTTKEDVERLTSSILEGLSLLRLSRRLFISYKRDESTSVAIQLFEQFEKNGFDVFIDTHSIRPGEPFQEELWHRMADTDVIVMLNTPNFMKSHWTTQELAQANAMSIGVVQLVFPNHKLEREAELSIPIQLTYKDFDNCVLGTSTKSLTENSIQKIVSQVESIRARSLGARQDNIISEFISFAQKLKVKAQLQPEKFITITKRDGKELIVIPTVGIPQAFTYHQKDELIKRIKKNDEEVIYILYDHINIRERWLKHLDWLDTYLPIKTIKLLNSEQWLQKL, from the coding sequence ATGACAACAAAATATCAACTCATAAAAATTGGAGAAAATAACTCATTTTATAGTGAGATATTAGAAGTCTTTTATCTCCATATTATAGAACTAGGGCTTCAAAAAGATTGTATTATTGAAATAGATGAAAATAATTTTTCAGCAGAATACAAAGCTAATGCACCAACCTTTTGTCTTTATTTCGGAAGTACTTCAGGTATTTTCCCAAACCAAGATATTTTAAATAATCTTTTAGAAGATGCTACTTTGCTTTTACCTATTGTTTCAGATTTGACGAAATTCACACAACAAATTCCCAAAGAACTACATAATATCAATGGTTTTCAGCTAACAACAAAAGAAGATGTTGAACGTTTGACTTCTTCCATTTTGGAAGGATTAAGTTTATTAAGACTTTCAAGAAGATTATTTATTAGCTACAAGAGAGATGAATCAACTTCCGTAGCAATACAGCTATTTGAACAGTTTGAAAAAAATGGCTTTGATGTGTTTATAGATACGCATAGTATAAGACCGGGCGAACCGTTTCAGGAAGAACTTTGGCACAGAATGGCAGATACCGATGTTATTGTTATGTTGAATACACCAAACTTTATGAAAAGCCATTGGACAACACAAGAACTTGCACAGGCAAATGCGATGTCAATCGGGGTAGTTCAATTAGTTTTTCCAAATCACAAACTTGAAAGAGAAGCCGAGTTAAGCATACCAATTCAATTAACATACAAAGATTTTGACAATTGTGTTTTAGGCACTTCTACCAAAAGCTTAACTGAAAATTCAATTCAAAAAATTGTTAGTCAAGTAGAATCCATAAGAGCAAGAAGTTTGGGGGCAAGGCAAGACAACATAATATCGGAATTTATTTCTTTCGCTCAAAAGTTGAAAGTCAAAGCACAATTACAGCCTGAAAAATTTATTACAATTACAAAAAGGGATGGCAAAGAACTTATTGTTATTCCTACGGTTGGAATACCACAAGCGTTTACCTACCATCAAAAAGATGAATTGATAAAAAGGATTAAGAAGAATGATGAAGAAGTAATTTACATACTTTACGACCATATAAATATAAGAGAACGTTGGCTAAAACATTTAGATTGGTTAGACACTTACTTACCGATTAAAACAATTAAATTATTGAATAGTGAACAATGGCTACAAAAACTTTAA
- a CDS encoding ThiF family adenylyltransferase, with protein MSIYTLKPYVDIRENELYYVLSGGEKSIVLDKKQAFRMMTLIIDKKSFECNTPYESEALEELNISGYICKHEDANESGDRLSYFFESLGINFQKEEVQKSKILVLGAGGGGGTIVYLLAQIGIYNIKCIDFDKVEISDIEKTFVYRNNNIGEFKTIALKKIINENFFNVNFSYENRHLSNDSNLEKIIIEYKPDIIINAIDPKPSHKMWLNRLCFKLKLPVFFMAYSYETIILGPFLSYRTNVCYNSYNRHVKNTSHNVIDFEKIEPLKIQGNIHPSTSFNINILGAFSLKEILLYLSGNTEKMLSHNKILFLNSMTMEANQLELLCDADCECSEYL; from the coding sequence ATGTCTATTTATACACTAAAACCTTATGTAGATATAAGAGAGAATGAATTATATTACGTACTCTCTGGTGGTGAAAAAAGTATAGTTCTTGATAAAAAACAAGCGTTTCGAATGATGACATTAATTATTGACAAAAAGTCTTTTGAATGTAATACACCTTATGAAAGCGAAGCATTGGAAGAGTTAAATATTAGTGGTTATATATGTAAGCATGAAGATGCAAATGAATCAGGTGATCGGTTATCATATTTCTTTGAAAGTTTAGGTATTAATTTTCAAAAGGAAGAAGTTCAAAAATCAAAAATATTAGTACTTGGAGCAGGAGGAGGAGGAGGGACAATTGTATATCTTCTCGCACAAATAGGTATCTATAATATAAAATGTATTGATTTTGATAAGGTCGAAATAAGTGATATAGAAAAGACTTTTGTTTATCGAAATAATAATATTGGAGAGTTTAAGACAATTGCTCTAAAAAAAATAATAAACGAAAATTTTTTTAATGTGAATTTTAGTTATGAAAATAGACATTTAAGTAATGACAGTAATTTAGAAAAAATAATAATAGAATATAAACCTGATATTATAATAAATGCTATAGACCCAAAACCTTCACATAAAATGTGGTTAAATAGACTTTGTTTTAAATTAAAACTGCCAGTATTTTTTATGGCATATTCATATGAAACTATAATTCTTGGTCCATTTCTTTCATATAGGACTAATGTTTGTTATAATAGTTATAATAGGCATGTGAAAAATACCTCACATAATGTTATTGATTTTGAAAAAATAGAACCCTTAAAAATACAAGGAAACATACATCCATCTACTTCGTTTAATATCAACATATTAGGGGCGTTTTCTCTAAAAGAAATTCTACTATATTTATCTGGTAATACTGAAAAAATGCTAAGTCATAACAAAATACTTTTTTTAAATTCAATGACCATGGAAGCAAATCAGTTGGAGCTCTTGTGCGATGCGGATTGTGAATGCTCAGAGTATTTATAA
- a CDS encoding peptidase domain-containing ABC transporter — MKKFPFYQQPDQMNCGPSCLRMIAKYYGRSISLEKLQTLSETTREGSSMKSIADAAEKIGFRTLGVKIDFIKLKEEVPLPCIVHWKQEHFVVVYKIRGKTVYVADPGHGLLNYSDQSFIENWIGKGADITTDEGIALLFEPTPRLRKKEVDDLETAKGFSFLYQYLFRYKKFIFQLSLGLFIGSLIQLIFPFLTQSIVDIGIQNQDVNFIYLILIAQLFLFLGITSVEIIRGWILLHLSTRINISLISDFFIKLMKLPIAYFDTKMTGDIMQRINDHHRIQSLLTSTSLNTLFSFFNLIVFGAVLAWYDVKIFAIFFVGSILYFIWVVLFLKRRKDLDYKRFSQMSNEQSKVIELINGMQEIKLHNAEKQKRWGWEFLQARLFKISIKSLVLEQTQSIGSGFINELKNILITVFSAKLVIDGQITLGMMMAISYIIGQLNSPIQQLIGFVYSVQDAKIALERLSEIHNREDEEVLGDEKNDEIPENPDFTLSNVHFRYTGSHEEVLKGLNLNIPANKITAIVGTSGSGKTTLMKMLLKFYEPSGGEIKVGKLNLSSISQRTWRGNSGVVMQEGYIFNDTIANNIAVGEDIINKERLHQAVKTANILELVEELPLGFNTKIGMEGMGLSTGQKQRLLIARAVYKNPKFIFFDEATSALDANNEKVIMDNLNNFFKGRTAVVVAHRLSTVKNADQIVVLEHGIIVERGTHKELVNLRGKYYDLVKNQLELGN; from the coding sequence ATGAAAAAATTCCCCTTCTATCAGCAACCTGACCAGATGAATTGTGGTCCAAGTTGTTTACGAATGATTGCAAAATATTACGGTAGAAGTATCTCATTGGAAAAACTTCAAACACTCTCTGAAACAACTCGTGAAGGTAGTAGTATGAAAAGTATTGCTGATGCTGCTGAAAAAATAGGATTTCGCACATTGGGAGTGAAAATAGATTTTATAAAGCTTAAAGAAGAAGTACCGCTTCCTTGTATTGTTCATTGGAAACAGGAACATTTTGTCGTTGTTTATAAAATAAGAGGAAAAACAGTTTATGTGGCTGATCCAGGTCATGGATTATTAAACTATTCAGATCAAAGTTTTATTGAAAACTGGATAGGAAAGGGGGCGGATATAACAACAGATGAAGGTATTGCTTTACTATTTGAGCCGACACCACGTCTAAGAAAAAAAGAGGTAGACGATTTGGAAACAGCGAAAGGTTTTTCTTTCCTTTATCAATATTTATTTAGATACAAAAAGTTTATTTTTCAACTATCATTAGGTCTTTTTATCGGCTCTTTAATTCAATTGATCTTTCCATTTTTAACACAAAGTATAGTTGATATAGGTATTCAAAATCAAGATGTTAATTTCATCTATCTTATTTTAATTGCTCAACTTTTTTTATTCTTGGGAATAACAAGTGTAGAAATTATACGCGGTTGGATATTGCTTCACCTAAGCACACGCATTAATATCTCGTTAATTTCCGACTTTTTTATCAAGTTAATGAAATTACCCATAGCTTATTTCGATACGAAAATGACTGGCGACATTATGCAGCGCATCAACGACCATCACCGCATACAAAGTTTGCTTACCTCTACTTCGCTCAACACTTTATTTTCATTTTTTAATCTCATTGTGTTTGGAGCAGTTTTGGCGTGGTATGATGTCAAAATATTTGCTATTTTCTTTGTGGGAAGTATTTTGTATTTTATCTGGGTGGTGTTATTTTTAAAACGGCGTAAAGATTTGGACTATAAGCGGTTTTCTCAGATGAGCAACGAACAAAGTAAGGTGATAGAACTTATCAACGGAATGCAAGAAATAAAGCTTCACAATGCCGAAAAACAAAAGCGCTGGGGATGGGAGTTTTTGCAAGCACGTTTGTTTAAAATCTCTATCAAAAGTTTGGTATTAGAGCAAACACAGTCCATCGGTTCAGGGTTTATCAATGAATTAAAGAATATTTTGATTACCGTATTTTCAGCTAAATTGGTTATTGATGGACAGATCACACTTGGGATGATGATGGCAATTTCGTACATTATTGGTCAATTGAATAGTCCTATCCAACAACTCATCGGTTTTGTATATTCGGTACAAGATGCAAAAATAGCATTAGAGCGATTATCTGAAATTCACAACCGAGAGGATGAAGAAGTATTGGGCGATGAAAAAAATGATGAAATCCCCGAAAATCCTGATTTTACGTTATCTAATGTACATTTTCGCTATACTGGTAGCCATGAAGAAGTACTTAAAGGCTTAAATTTGAATATCCCTGCCAATAAGATAACTGCCATTGTAGGAACAAGTGGTAGCGGAAAAACTACTTTGATGAAAATGCTGTTAAAGTTTTACGAACCTTCGGGAGGAGAAATCAAAGTAGGAAAATTGAATTTAAGCAGCATTAGTCAAAGAACATGGCGAGGCAATAGTGGTGTTGTTATGCAGGAAGGATATATTTTTAACGATACCATTGCCAACAACATTGCTGTGGGAGAAGATATCATAAACAAAGAACGTTTGCACCAAGCGGTTAAAACAGCGAATATTTTGGAGTTGGTAGAAGAATTGCCTTTGGGTTTCAATACCAAAATAGGCATGGAGGGCATGGGATTGAGTACGGGACAAAAGCAACGGCTTTTAATTGCCCGAGCGGTGTATAAAAATCCGAAATTCATCTTTTTTGACGAGGCAACAAGTGCTTTAGATGCGAACAATGAAAAAGTCATCATGGACAATTTGAATAACTTCTTCAAAGGACGCACCGCAGTTGTGGTAGCACATAGATTGAGTACCGTAAAAAATGCCGATCAAATCGTTGTTTTAGAACACGGAATCATTGTTGAACGAGGAACTCACAAGGAGTTAGTAAATCTAAGAGGTAAATACTATGATTTGGTAAAAAACCAGTTGGAGTTGGGAAACTAA
- a CDS encoding lysophospholipase, with product MAKLKLIILMLFYTILFNYSFALKPSADYVALPDTSLVNYEEHYINYEGTKDSIISWYFTPKNNANSLNKTIILSYGDYGNMSYFINNATILTQIGYNVITYDYRGFGHSSFMNLNSDFLYYEEFVEDLNKVIDYYSEKKTNQLILYGLSMGSYISLRACTDNISHNKKVSIDYLVMEGIMIKPQLIVEELKSLGKNTLIPSNSPNIDLKKLKKLKKLIFIGETDYMINKQFDEKTLGKFNWKIKHYSGGHLQGMESLTQNYYGDLYLTEIIKLTK from the coding sequence ATGGCAAAACTTAAATTAATAATATTAATGTTATTTTACACCATTTTGTTTAATTATTCATTTGCACTGAAACCAAGTGCTGACTATGTAGCTTTACCTGATACTTCTTTAGTGAATTATGAAGAACACTACATAAATTATGAAGGAACAAAAGATTCGATTATTTCTTGGTATTTTACCCCTAAAAATAATGCAAATTCGTTAAATAAAACTATAATCTTGTCTTATGGCGATTATGGAAATATGAGTTATTTTATCAATAATGCTACTATTTTGACGCAAATAGGTTACAATGTTATTACATATGATTATAGAGGTTTTGGACATTCAAGTTTCATGAATTTAAATTCTGATTTTTTATATTACGAGGAATTTGTTGAAGATTTGAATAAAGTAATAGACTATTATTCCGAAAAGAAAACAAATCAATTAATATTATATGGACTTTCAATGGGTAGTTACATTTCATTAAGAGCATGTACTGATAATATTTCTCATAATAAAAAAGTTTCAATAGATTATCTTGTTATGGAAGGTATTATGATAAAACCCCAATTAATAGTTGAAGAATTAAAAAGTCTTGGAAAAAACACGTTGATCCCTTCAAATAGTCCAAATATTGATCTTAAAAAACTTAAAAAACTTAAAAAATTAATTTTTATTGGAGAAACCGATTATATGATTAATAAACAATTTGATGAAAAGACACTTGGCAAATTTAATTGGAAAATAAAACATTATAGTGGTGGACATCTGCAAGGGATGGAAAGTTTAACGCAAAATTATTATGGAGATTTATATCTAACTGAAATAATTAAGCTTACAAAATAA
- a CDS encoding lantibiotic dehydratase, with product MFKLYNKIIVRTPVFKKGFLNESNIINLLKDTFFITAIKHSSKNLYEQVSLNQSISKTEEIALFTYAKRMSNRCTPFGFMAGTGLCDIKTSEDNQLLILNRKNIIYRLNGQFLTENNTTENNRSLYLNSTIRFHNNSLFYYEIHGSEPQVTYQLSEIEYDEVLFDLINSLNSKDCYNVREITDYFEKIGYSKKDSIESVNLLVNINIFISDQRTSVYEDIQNHSVDNENSHIIFKDLNLHEYHVDLGLNIKDFSITPKIKKSLIEGIKFMLNNLNIPTAESFEDFIDYFERRYGNNTISILDVFNPIIGMPYKSQSDIKESHSLLDIHRKSDNELLITKEEFKLINKLKNINIEIDTFEIDTDSLMNLNEFKKFPSSLNVSFKIVKDKGEDKIWIKYISGPTSLRHLNRFSNSFNDFQTTSQNIARHDKEYFGEDYLLCDLSFLHDKNSFSVINRKNFYDYYIDILGGMDKQSNSTRIPLNDIFLKMEDKQIVIFSKNLKKRIIPINSTAFNSNITNFPIYKFLCDYHSFYYKNSFYFNWGSLSAIFQTLPRVEFHNIILSPKKWNIKSKELNKLEKLSDLRHYLLKLGIHEQFILEDGDKEFHVNTLEDLSLESFLKKIKANRTLILSEYLESSITKDENEDKYESEFIVPILMSPNNIINNSNFEFSDDDIVIESMFPFDKEWLYIHIYLTEEIANKFLFEFQNQYLLNFEIQNFFYVRYYDPKFHLRLRIQFINQAVLIKFLSQFNKYIKTDKPIYGIYDYQIKSYQQEIDRYGAINMELIENLFSNDSLFHINNFKFYNNNNNNSIWIAPIHIVDNYLSFFNINDHEKIDFLNRWINNLLIDIKNQKYFRKKSSDIFRVLQNKLLFDEDSNSYKKNLTEMLEKANIKKLVNKNGLYSSIIHMSLNRYFEFDHLNNELMTYQLVVKYLKRKIAIKKTIN from the coding sequence ATGTTTAAATTATATAATAAAATCATAGTCAGAACCCCCGTTTTTAAAAAAGGTTTTCTGAATGAAAGTAACATAATTAATCTTTTAAAAGATACTTTTTTTATCACAGCTATAAAGCATTCTTCAAAAAATTTATACGAACAAGTATCTTTAAATCAATCAATATCAAAAACTGAGGAGATAGCATTGTTTACATATGCAAAAAGGATGTCCAATAGATGCACCCCATTTGGTTTTATGGCGGGAACAGGCTTATGTGATATAAAAACTTCTGAAGATAATCAATTATTAATTTTAAATCGTAAGAATATAATTTATAGGTTAAATGGTCAGTTTCTAACTGAAAATAATACAACTGAAAATAATAGAAGTCTGTATCTCAATTCTACAATTAGATTTCATAATAATAGTTTATTCTATTATGAAATCCATGGAAGTGAGCCACAAGTTACGTATCAGTTATCAGAGATTGAATATGATGAGGTATTATTCGATTTAATAAACAGTCTTAATAGTAAGGATTGTTATAATGTAAGGGAAATCACTGATTATTTTGAAAAAATTGGATATTCGAAGAAAGACTCTATCGAAAGTGTCAATTTACTAGTAAATATCAACATCTTCATTTCGGATCAAAGAACATCAGTATATGAAGACATTCAAAATCATTCTGTTGACAATGAAAACTCACACATTATTTTCAAAGACCTAAATTTACATGAATACCATGTAGATTTAGGTCTAAATATTAAAGATTTTTCAATAACTCCTAAGATTAAAAAATCTCTTATTGAAGGAATAAAGTTCATGTTGAATAACCTAAATATACCAACAGCAGAATCATTTGAAGATTTTATTGATTATTTTGAAAGAAGATACGGCAATAATACTATATCAATACTTGATGTATTTAATCCTATTATAGGTATGCCTTATAAATCGCAAAGTGACATAAAAGAAAGTCATAGTTTACTTGATATACATAGAAAATCAGACAATGAACTATTGATAACTAAGGAGGAGTTTAAATTAATAAATAAACTTAAGAATATCAATATTGAAATAGATACTTTTGAAATAGATACTGATTCGTTAATGAATTTAAATGAATTTAAAAAATTCCCTAGCTCACTAAATGTAAGTTTTAAGATAGTAAAAGATAAAGGAGAAGATAAAATTTGGATAAAGTATATATCTGGCCCCACTTCTTTAAGGCATCTTAATAGATTTTCAAATTCATTTAATGACTTTCAAACTACCTCTCAAAATATAGCTCGCCATGATAAAGAATATTTTGGCGAAGATTATCTTTTATGTGATCTCTCATTTTTACATGACAAAAATTCTTTTAGTGTTATTAACAGAAAAAATTTCTATGACTATTATATTGATATACTTGGTGGAATGGACAAACAATCCAATAGTACTAGAATTCCTTTAAATGATATTTTCTTAAAAATGGAGGATAAACAAATTGTAATTTTTTCAAAGAATTTAAAAAAACGTATTATACCTATAAACTCAACAGCTTTTAATTCTAATATTACTAACTTCCCTATTTATAAGTTTTTATGTGATTATCATAGTTTTTATTATAAAAATAGTTTTTATTTCAATTGGGGTAGCCTGTCAGCTATATTTCAAACTCTACCTAGAGTTGAATTTCACAATATAATTTTATCACCAAAGAAATGGAATATCAAGTCTAAAGAACTTAATAAACTAGAAAAATTATCCGATTTACGACACTATTTATTAAAGTTGGGCATACATGAACAATTTATTTTAGAAGATGGAGATAAAGAGTTTCATGTTAACACTCTAGAAGATTTATCACTAGAATCTTTTTTAAAAAAAATTAAAGCAAATAGAACGTTAATATTAAGCGAATATCTAGAATCTTCAATTACAAAGGATGAAAACGAGGACAAATATGAAAGTGAATTTATAGTTCCTATATTAATGAGTCCAAACAATATAATTAATAATTCGAATTTTGAATTTTCTGATGATGATATTGTAATAGAATCTATGTTTCCATTTGATAAAGAGTGGTTGTATATACACATATATCTTACAGAAGAAATTGCAAATAAATTTCTTTTTGAATTTCAAAATCAATATTTGTTGAATTTTGAAATTCAAAATTTCTTTTATGTTAGATATTATGATCCCAAATTTCATCTAAGATTAAGAATCCAATTTATAAATCAAGCTGTTTTAATTAAATTTTTATCTCAATTTAATAAATATATTAAAACAGATAAACCAATTTATGGTATATATGATTATCAAATAAAATCTTATCAACAAGAAATAGATCGTTACGGAGCTATTAATATGGAGCTAATCGAAAACTTATTTAGTAATGATTCACTATTTCATATTAATAACTTTAAGTTTTATAATAATAATAATAATAATAGTATTTGGATAGCCCCAATACATATAGTAGACAATTATTTAAGTTTCTTTAATATTAATGACCATGAAAAAATTGATTTTTTGAACCGATGGATTAATAATTTACTTATAGATATTAAAAATCAGAAATATTTTCGAAAAAAAAGCAGTGATATTTTTAGAGTACTTCAAAATAAATTATTGTTTGATGAAGATTCTAATTCATACAAAAAAAACTTAACTGAAATGTTAGAAAAAGCTAATATTAAAAAATTAGTAAATAAAAATGGTTTATACAGTAGCATAATTCATATGTCTTTAAATCGGTATTTTGAATTTGATCATTTAAATAATGAACTTATGACCTATCAATTGGTTGTAAAATATTTAAAAAGAAAAATTGCTATTAAAAAGACTATAAACTGA
- a CDS encoding GNAT family N-acetyltransferase: MSDKFEKIIDPIDKEILKQELSKERFGRYTGRGGNEIYIINHHNSPNVMKEIGRLREVSFRDAGGGTGMAIDIDEFDICENCYEQLVVWDPVEEELVGGMRFIDCSHIVPANDADEVPLSTSHYFNFSSKFRKEYLPYTIELGRSWVQPNYQPSNNPRKGIYALDNIWDGLGLLTVIHPEMKYFFGKVTMYPDFHKESRDFILFLLRHYFPDDEGLVIPKHPIQTLTPDAKFEQIIKGLDFDKGYRAMTKFVRANGHTVPPLMNVYMHLSSTMKSFGTAINPDFGGVEETGIIVTIDDIYEDKTERHIKNIIQHK, from the coding sequence ATGTCAGATAAATTTGAAAAAATTATAGATCCTATTGATAAAGAAATTCTTAAACAAGAATTATCTAAAGAGAGATTTGGTCGATATACAGGACGTGGAGGCAATGAAATATATATCATCAATCACCATAACTCTCCAAATGTAATGAAGGAAATAGGAAGATTGAGAGAGGTTTCGTTTAGAGATGCTGGTGGGGGTACAGGTATGGCGATAGATATTGATGAATTTGACATTTGTGAAAACTGTTATGAACAATTGGTAGTATGGGATCCAGTAGAAGAGGAACTCGTTGGGGGAATGCGTTTTATTGATTGTTCTCATATAGTTCCTGCAAATGACGCAGATGAAGTTCCCTTGAGTACTTCTCATTATTTTAACTTCTCATCCAAGTTTCGTAAAGAGTATTTGCCTTATACCATAGAATTAGGAAGGAGTTGGGTACAACCCAATTATCAGCCTTCTAATAACCCAAGAAAAGGTATTTATGCTTTAGATAATATTTGGGACGGATTAGGATTATTGACTGTTATTCACCCTGAAATGAAGTATTTCTTTGGAAAAGTAACCATGTATCCTGATTTCCATAAAGAGTCTAGAGATTTTATCTTGTTCTTGTTAAGACATTATTTTCCTGATGATGAAGGATTGGTAATACCCAAACATCCCATACAAACATTGACTCCTGATGCAAAATTTGAACAGATAATTAAGGGTTTAGATTTCGACAAAGGATATCGGGCTATGACCAAGTTTGTGCGTGCTAACGGGCATACAGTTCCACCGCTTATGAATGTGTATATGCATTTGTCATCTACTATGAAATCCTTTGGTACGGCTATTAATCCTGACTTTGGAGGAGTAGAAGAAACGGGTATTATTGTAACAATTGATGATATCTATGAAGATAAAACTGAACGGCATATTAAGAATATTATACAGCATAAATAA
- a CDS encoding TIR domain-containing protein, whose amino-acid sequence MAKRQIFYSFHYDNDVFRVQQIRNIGALEDNKPVSANDWETVKKGGDKAIEKWINDNMNHRTCVVVLVGEETHKRPWVRYEIKKAWNEGKGVLGIYIHNIKCAKTIKDNPYSSGKCSQGKNPFATFTLDGKDMSNIVHCYNPDPNEPYQSVKDNLENWIEKAIQIRANHNK is encoded by the coding sequence ATGGCTAAAAGACAAATTTTCTACAGTTTCCATTATGATAATGATGTTTTCAGAGTGCAACAAATCCGCAACATTGGTGCATTAGAAGATAATAAACCAGTTTCTGCTAATGATTGGGAAACAGTAAAGAAAGGTGGGGATAAAGCCATTGAAAAGTGGATTAATGACAATATGAATCATAGAACTTGTGTTGTAGTTTTAGTGGGAGAAGAAACACATAAAAGACCTTGGGTGAGATATGAAATAAAAAAGGCGTGGAACGAAGGTAAGGGTGTATTGGGCATTTATATTCACAATATTAAATGTGCGAAAACGATTAAAGACAACCCATATTCAAGTGGAAAATGTTCACAGGGAAAAAATCCGTTTGCCACATTTACTTTAGATGGGAAAGATATGTCAAATATCGTTCATTGTTACAATCCTGACCCAAATGAACCATACCAATCAGTAAAAGACAATTTAGAAAATTGGATTGAAAAAGCAATTCAAATAAGAGCAAACCATAACAAATGA
- a CDS encoding M15 family metallopeptidase, whose translation MRTLIVLRKGMKEPIVGDWQAFLRNLNLYKGVIDNDFGNKTLEATKQFQQKYKLGADGVVGPMTWAKAVSLGFDLEIEDISSTPKNTLNYPEKPSFPPLVSNSEREKLFGKIAFVANPTSNNPEGIKITNSFEKDNIVYVDLPQLSKATGGKYTRMRFHKLGTYQLQQFFLEIEKKNLLHLIKTYAGAYAPRFVRGSKTVLSNHSYGTAFDINVAWNGLGKTPALVGEQGSVRELVPIAHKWGFYWGGHFSRPDGMHFEVVKIIKEK comes from the coding sequence ATGAGAACACTAATAGTACTACGGAAAGGCATGAAAGAACCAATTGTAGGGGATTGGCAAGCCTTCTTAAGAAATCTAAATCTATACAAAGGAGTCATAGATAATGATTTTGGGAATAAAACACTAGAGGCAACTAAACAATTCCAGCAAAAATATAAGTTGGGCGCTGATGGAGTAGTGGGACCAATGACATGGGCAAAAGCGGTTTCTTTAGGCTTTGATTTAGAGATTGAAGATATATCTTCAACACCTAAAAATACTTTAAATTACCCTGAAAAGCCTAGTTTTCCTCCTCTTGTTTCTAATTCAGAAAGGGAAAAATTATTTGGGAAAATTGCATTTGTTGCAAATCCTACTTCGAATAACCCAGAGGGGATTAAGATTACAAATTCTTTTGAAAAAGATAATATAGTGTATGTTGACCTTCCACAACTATCGAAAGCGACTGGTGGAAAATATACACGTATGCGATTCCATAAATTAGGTACTTATCAATTACAGCAATTCTTTCTGGAGATTGAAAAAAAGAATTTATTACATTTAATAAAAACGTATGCCGGGGCTTATGCTCCTAGATTTGTTCGTGGTAGTAAAACAGTCCTATCAAATCATTCTTATGGAACAGCCTTTGACATCAATGTAGCATGGAATGGCTTAGGGAAGACTCCTGCTCTTGTGGGAGAACAAGGTTCTGTGCGCGAATTAGTTCCTATTGCCCATAAATGGGGTTTTTATTGGGGCGGACATTTTAGTAGGCCAGATGGAATGCACTTTGAGGTTGTTAAAATTATTAAAGAGAAATAG
- a CDS encoding TIR domain-containing protein produces MSKSIFISCVYEDSHRIDTIKKWAADNRLSNIVITHETEDKRQQGKEAIKRHIKSKIQGAAIILVLVGQDTHNHKWIEAEVELANSFHKEIICVRVPHTTGAVPPLLAKFQLINFNPEAIKKIIS; encoded by the coding sequence ATGAGTAAATCAATTTTTATCAGTTGCGTATATGAGGACAGTCATAGGATTGATACAATTAAAAAATGGGCTGCTGATAACCGACTTAGTAATATTGTAATAACACACGAAACAGAAGATAAAAGACAACAAGGAAAGGAAGCCATTAAGCGACACATTAAAAGTAAAATTCAAGGTGCAGCCATTATTTTAGTTTTAGTCGGTCAGGATACACATAACCACAAATGGATAGAAGCTGAAGTTGAGCTTGCAAACAGCTTTCATAAAGAAATTATTTGTGTGAGAGTTCCACATACTACAGGAGCAGTCCCACCTTTACTTGCAAAGTTCCAGCTAATCAATTTTAATCCAGAGGCAATTAAAAAAATAATCTCATAA